In one Geoglobus acetivorans genomic region, the following are encoded:
- a CDS encoding aldehyde ferredoxin oxidoreductase family protein produces the protein MANGFMGSILRVDLSSGSLDVIDVDEEVAKKYLGGKGYSVHLLYQYLKEYEKEGLSARDIDPYGEENVLIFSTGPATGVPGFPESGRYHVMALRSPLTGSVASANSGGKWGPYLKFAGFDMIVIEGAASEPVYLEIIDGVAELRNAGDLWGKNVFDTTVTLERRYEEKISVACIGPAGENLVNYAAIMNDNHRAAGRTGVGAVMGSKMLKAIVVGGSFRPEIAKPDEFKEASRKALEKIKQNPVTGEGLPKYGTAVLVNIINESGALPYRNWQDAYHEKANDISGETLAEKYLDRNHACWGCAIGCARATSVKTGPFQIIDSEGPEYESIWSLGNDTGVIDLEAVIKANHLCDELGLDTISMGSAIACAMELYEKDKLTPEDTQGIEYTFGNPVALVDGVWKTAYRIGIGKYLALGSKRMEEMFGMDVSMSVKGLEMPAYDPRGIKGIGLNYATANRGGCHVTGYTVSPEILGLPEKIDPLTYEGKAMWVKVFQDFTSTVNSTVNCLFTTFALGADDYASLLSGVTGWDITPDDVLTIGERIYNLERVIMNKFGFDGKDDTLPRRLFEEPVQNGPTKGQVVSREEFEKMKEEYYRLRGWVNGRPTEEKLKALGIS, from the coding sequence ATGGCAAACGGTTTTATGGGAAGTATTTTGAGAGTTGATCTGAGCAGTGGATCCTTAGACGTTATTGACGTCGATGAAGAAGTTGCAAAGAAATATCTGGGAGGGAAGGGCTATTCTGTACACCTCCTGTACCAGTACCTGAAGGAATATGAGAAAGAGGGGCTGTCTGCAAGAGATATTGACCCCTATGGGGAGGAGAACGTTCTGATTTTCAGTACAGGCCCGGCAACTGGAGTGCCCGGATTCCCCGAATCCGGAAGATATCACGTAATGGCGCTGAGGAGCCCCCTGACCGGCTCTGTGGCTTCTGCAAACAGTGGAGGAAAGTGGGGGCCATACCTCAAATTTGCCGGATTCGACATGATCGTGATTGAAGGGGCTGCAAGTGAGCCCGTGTATCTCGAAATAATTGATGGTGTGGCTGAACTGAGAAATGCAGGAGACCTGTGGGGCAAGAACGTTTTTGACACAACTGTCACTCTCGAAAGGAGATATGAGGAGAAGATCAGCGTGGCGTGTATTGGGCCAGCAGGAGAGAATCTGGTGAACTACGCAGCAATAATGAATGACAACCACAGGGCAGCAGGGAGAACAGGCGTGGGAGCTGTTATGGGAAGCAAGATGCTGAAAGCAATAGTTGTAGGAGGTAGCTTCAGGCCAGAGATAGCAAAACCTGACGAGTTCAAGGAAGCATCAAGAAAAGCGCTTGAAAAGATAAAGCAGAACCCCGTTACCGGAGAAGGTCTGCCCAAATACGGTACAGCCGTTCTCGTCAACATAATCAACGAGAGTGGAGCTTTGCCATACAGGAACTGGCAGGATGCATACCATGAAAAGGCGAACGACATAAGCGGTGAGACACTCGCCGAGAAATATCTCGACAGGAACCACGCATGCTGGGGATGTGCCATCGGATGTGCGAGAGCCACATCCGTGAAAACAGGTCCATTCCAGATTATAGACTCTGAAGGGCCTGAATATGAATCCATCTGGAGCCTCGGAAATGATACAGGCGTTATTGATCTCGAAGCAGTTATAAAGGCCAACCACCTCTGCGATGAACTTGGGCTTGACACAATCTCGATGGGTTCCGCAATAGCATGTGCAATGGAGCTTTATGAGAAGGACAAGCTCACACCTGAAGACACACAGGGCATAGAATACACCTTCGGCAATCCTGTTGCTCTTGTGGATGGTGTCTGGAAGACAGCCTACAGAATCGGAATTGGCAAGTATCTCGCACTCGGCTCAAAGAGAATGGAAGAGATGTTCGGCATGGATGTGTCCATGAGCGTCAAAGGTCTTGAGATGCCTGCATACGATCCCAGAGGCATCAAGGGAATTGGACTGAACTACGCCACAGCCAACAGAGGAGGATGCCACGTCACAGGCTACACAGTGAGTCCAGAAATTCTCGGGCTCCCAGAAAAAATCGACCCACTTACATACGAAGGAAAGGCAATGTGGGTAAAGGTGTTCCAGGACTTCACCTCAACGGTCAACTCGACGGTCAACTGCCTGTTCACAACCTTCGCCCTCGGCGCAGATGACTACGCGAGCCTCCTCTCTGGTGTTACCGGATGGGACATAACCCCGGACGATGTGCTGACAATCGGAGAGAGAATCTACAACCTCGAGAGAGTGATAATGAACAAATTCGGATTCGATGGAAAGGACGATACGCTGCCGAGAAGACTCTTCGAAGAGCCTGTCCAGAACGGGCCAACCAAGGGACAGGTCGTGAGCAGAGAAGAGTTCGAAAAGATGAAAGAGGAATACTACAGACTGAGAGGATGGGTCAACGGCAGACCGACAGAGGAGAAGCTGAAAGCTCTCGGAATATCTTAG
- a CDS encoding PAS domain S-box protein, which translates to MDCNKFDEKFWKTIVNKSLAGIYIHDTDFKLIYVNEIVERATKFTKEELMKKSLYDLVHPDDLGLIKREVLKVFNGKATSYECRYVRKDGKVRWVWGYVLPIECDDEILALGNWIDITRKKQLENRLKENNELFRVLVDDSPNPAYILQDDKVAYVNQSLLNLTGYTREELSKLNPLELVHPEDRGMVEKRYRERLEGKRSVETYSWRILTKDGNVYWVTGRPSRIIYRGKPAVASILVDTTDLHRLTEMLKKKNEYLALVNKILRHDILNDITVIRAAFELGEEKLKESALKKLDRIESLIKESKAIEEAIGETYTINISDYIREIAKSYEDLANIQYSLTNVFVRANESIKSVIDNLLRNAVMHSNSEDIKITIETFVNGRYGVFRIIDDGKGIPDEIKDKIFEEGFSTVGGTGIGLFIAKKVVELLGGEIKVYDNSPSGAIFEVRLKRY; encoded by the coding sequence ATGGACTGTAATAAATTCGACGAAAAGTTCTGGAAAACAATAGTGAACAAATCACTAGCAGGAATATACATACACGACACTGACTTCAAACTAATATATGTCAATGAAATAGTGGAGAGGGCCACCAAATTCACAAAAGAGGAGTTAATGAAAAAATCGCTATATGACCTTGTACACCCGGATGATTTAGGCTTAATCAAACGCGAAGTCCTCAAAGTATTCAATGGTAAAGCAACTAGCTACGAATGTAGATACGTCAGAAAAGATGGAAAAGTCAGATGGGTATGGGGCTACGTTCTCCCGATAGAGTGTGACGATGAAATACTGGCTTTAGGGAACTGGATAGACATAACACGGAAAAAACAGCTTGAAAACAGGCTTAAAGAGAATAACGAACTATTTCGCGTTCTGGTTGACGATTCCCCAAATCCTGCATACATACTCCAAGATGATAAAGTTGCTTACGTTAATCAAAGCCTCTTGAACTTGACAGGATATACTCGAGAAGAACTTTCCAAATTAAACCCTCTCGAGCTTGTCCATCCAGAGGATAGAGGGATGGTAGAAAAAAGATACAGGGAGCGACTTGAGGGCAAAAGGAGTGTCGAAACCTATTCCTGGAGAATCCTCACGAAAGATGGAAATGTATACTGGGTAACAGGGAGACCTTCACGAATAATATACCGCGGGAAACCCGCCGTTGCAAGCATTCTTGTCGATACCACCGACCTTCACAGGCTCACGGAAATGCTCAAGAAGAAGAACGAGTATTTAGCGCTTGTAAATAAAATCCTCAGACATGACATCCTGAACGACATTACGGTTATCAGGGCAGCTTTTGAGCTTGGCGAAGAAAAACTAAAAGAGAGTGCTCTGAAAAAGCTTGACAGAATTGAATCACTTATAAAAGAGTCCAAAGCCATAGAAGAGGCAATTGGCGAAACCTACACCATAAACATCTCGGACTACATAAGAGAGATAGCCAAAAGCTATGAAGACCTTGCAAACATTCAGTACTCACTTACAAATGTTTTTGTAAGGGCAAATGAATCAATAAAATCAGTAATAGATAACCTGCTGAGAAACGCAGTTATGCACAGTAACAGCGAGGATATTAAAATAACGATCGAAACTTTCGTCAACGGGAGATACGGAGTTTTCAGAATAATCGATGACGGAAAAGGCATACCCGACGAAATAAAAGACAAAATCTTTGAGGAAGGATTTTCAACAGTTGGAGGGACTGGAATAGGGTTATTTATCGCAAAAAAGGTTGTAGAACTGCTGGGAGGAGAAATAAAGGTGTACGACAACTCTCCAAGTGGCGCCATTTTCGAAGTCAGACTGAAGAGATACTGA
- a CDS encoding response regulator has translation MDMKILIVDDDMTVRELLRVILKDYTTFEADDGEKAVRMYQELKPDIVLMDIFMPKMDGIEATRKILEIDPEAVVIGVTAFHSNKGDELMKAGAKEVISKPFTRKWIVEAISRYAKA, from the coding sequence ATGGATATGAAAATCCTGATCGTCGATGATGACATGACCGTTCGGGAACTCCTAAGGGTAATTCTGAAGGATTACACAACATTCGAGGCAGATGATGGTGAGAAAGCCGTCAGGATGTATCAGGAGCTGAAACCGGATATCGTGCTTATGGACATCTTCATGCCAAAAATGGATGGTATTGAGGCGACCAGGAAAATTCTTGAGATTGATCCTGAGGCGGTTGTTATTGGTGTAACTGCCTTTCATTCCAACAAGGGAGATGAACTGATGAAAGCTGGAGCGAAGGAAGTCATTTCTAAGCCCTTCACGAGAAAGTGGATTGTGGAAGCGATTTCAAGATATGCAAAGGCCTAA
- a CDS encoding DUF7289 family protein, whose protein sequence is MNSRGVSEIVGFIIIFGIVISAITTIYISVNSKVNDAKEDVRFESMLQGFRKIQDAVESVIYGKSTKKEVRIVLSGGTLSVSSDANLHTRVVINNSTVLDSTDVLGGVEYSYPNYIMAFENGGVWVKSFDKTTIMSNPRIFIYKKNVNNETIVFVALASINGSGSAGGEGSVTLMFGLNSTEINIFDQSGYIYLSINSSYADAWKTYFDELRGYSNNTVLQTSLTGSTLNVTMYFDKLVLAKYSIYAEIQ, encoded by the coding sequence ATGAACAGCAGGGGTGTTTCCGAGATCGTGGGATTCATAATAATCTTCGGAATAGTCATCTCAGCAATCACTACAATATACATCAGCGTCAACTCGAAAGTGAATGATGCAAAAGAGGATGTGAGATTCGAAAGCATGTTGCAGGGATTCAGGAAAATACAGGATGCGGTTGAAAGCGTCATATACGGAAAAAGCACAAAGAAAGAAGTGAGAATTGTCCTGAGCGGTGGCACATTAAGCGTATCCTCAGACGCAAATCTGCACACCAGAGTCGTGATAAACAACTCGACTGTCCTTGATTCCACAGATGTCCTTGGAGGAGTCGAGTACAGCTACCCCAATTACATAATGGCGTTCGAAAACGGTGGTGTATGGGTGAAGTCCTTCGACAAAACCACAATCATGTCGAATCCAAGAATTTTCATCTACAAGAAAAATGTAAACAACGAAACCATCGTTTTCGTGGCCCTTGCATCCATTAACGGCAGCGGATCCGCAGGAGGAGAGGGCTCGGTAACACTCATGTTCGGGCTGAACTCCACAGAGATAAACATATTCGACCAGAGCGGATACATCTATCTGAGCATAAATTCAAGCTATGCCGATGCCTGGAAAACGTACTTCGACGAGCTGAGAGGATACAGCAACAATACGGTTCTGCAAACCAGCCTCACCGGCAGTACTCTCAACGTTACAATGTACTTTGATAAGCTGGTGCTTGCAAAATACAGCATATATGCAGAAATACAGTAA
- a CDS encoding DUF7289 family protein: protein MRDDGVSDVLDAILIIAMMVITISVLLLYGMPVIDTHQKVIRERNVVSQLVYLSEQLSKVSADVFPVSNTKFALSGGSLHVANETHVTVTVRNSTGVVLQMSDDLKSIEYTSSGFSMAIENGGVFGKTVISHPRIYLENGNLTVALFKIVGSGSAGGGLGGGITRIILKFNSTETFVFNESGNLTMEIRTKYADAWSRYLSKIGNVSVENEEVEVTIPFSRLVLTKYVVDVRFV, encoded by the coding sequence ATGAGGGATGATGGCGTTTCGGATGTCCTGGATGCAATACTGATTATTGCCATGATGGTCATAACAATCTCTGTCCTGCTACTGTACGGTATGCCGGTGATAGACACGCACCAGAAAGTAATAAGGGAGCGAAATGTGGTTTCCCAGCTTGTTTATCTTAGTGAACAGCTATCCAAGGTCTCTGCGGATGTTTTTCCTGTGAGCAATACCAAATTCGCCCTTTCAGGTGGCTCTCTGCATGTCGCCAATGAGACACACGTAACAGTTACGGTGAGAAATTCGACTGGAGTGGTCCTGCAGATGAGCGATGATCTGAAATCCATAGAATACACCAGTTCAGGCTTTTCAATGGCCATAGAAAACGGGGGTGTTTTTGGCAAGACGGTCATTTCACATCCCAGAATATACCTGGAAAACGGAAATCTAACTGTGGCCCTGTTCAAGATAGTGGGGAGCGGTTCAGCCGGGGGTGGTCTGGGAGGTGGAATCACAAGGATCATTCTCAAATTCAACTCCACTGAGACGTTTGTTTTCAACGAATCGGGGAATCTCACAATGGAAATAAGAACAAAATATGCAGATGCGTGGTCCCGGTATCTGTCAAAAATCGGCAATGTCAGTGTGGAAAATGAAGAGGTTGAGGTAACGATCCCGTTCAGCAGACTGGTGCTGACCAAATACGTGGTGGATGTGAGGTTTGTATGA